The DNA region GCATGCATTGGAGGCACTCTCACAGTCGACAACACAGCAAGTATTGCAGCCTTGTGAAATTCTGCTGGCAAGAATGACTCCAGCACGCCCCTCATTCTGCCGATGACATTCTGACCATGACATTCGTTCAATGAGTAGTACATACTTAAAGAATCACTCTTCCTTGTTATAGGCACTCCTGAATTATGACGGTAAATCTGGCTGACCTGAGCATAATGGTGGTAGAAGACCATGAATTTCAGCGTGTTGTCGCAGAACAGGCTCTGAAAGGGCTGGGGGTTGAAAACCTCTGGCTGGCTATCAATGGCAACGACGCCCTCAGACAGCTGGAAAGCTCACAACCCATCGATATCGTCATCTGCGATCTGGATATGCCGGAAATGGACGGCATTCAGTTCATTCGCCACCTGGCCAACGAAGGATACGCCCAGGCCGTTATTGTCGCCAGCGCTCTGGAGCCATCACTGATCAGAACCGTTGAAGACATGGCACAGGAGCATGGGTTGCGGGTGCTGGGCGCACTGCCAAAGCCTCTTTCCAGAGATCGCATCAGGGAATTACTGATGCTCTACTCAACTCCGGACAACCTTGAACACACAGTGAGCAGCCTGCACTTCACCGAAAAGGATTTGCAGAAAGCTCTGGACGATGACCAGTTTATCCTCCACTACCAGCCCAAGGTTCTTGTCCGCAGCGGTCGCCTGGTTGCCGTGGAAGCATTGTGCCGATGGCCTCACCCGGATATTGGCATGGTCAGCCCCGCTCATTTCATCCCACTGATGGAAAGCACCGGCCTGATTCATGAACTTACCCACCGTCTTATCGATCAGTCCCTGAATCAGCTGCGCAACAACCTTGATAACAGTAAAGCGATTGCAATAGGCGTTAACCTGTCTCCTGTTGTACTGACTGACACCCAGTTACCCGATGAACTCTATAAAAAGACCCGGGCGTTGAATATTGAACCGGAACTTCTGACACTGGAGATCACGGAAAGTACGCTGATT from Endozoicomonas sp. NE40 includes:
- a CDS encoding EAL domain-containing response regulator is translated as MTVNLADLSIMVVEDHEFQRVVAEQALKGLGVENLWLAINGNDALRQLESSQPIDIVICDLDMPEMDGIQFIRHLANEGYAQAVIVASALEPSLIRTVEDMAQEHGLRVLGALPKPLSRDRIRELLMLYSTPDNLEHTVSSLHFTEKDLQKALDDDQFILHYQPKVLVRSGRLVAVEALCRWPHPDIGMVSPAHFIPLMESTGLIHELTHRLIDQSLNQLRNNLDNSKAIAIGVNLSPVVLTDTQLPDELYKKTRALNIEPELLTLEITESTLIENAARALETLARLKMKGFSLSIDDFGTGYSSMQQLNRIPFSELKIDRSFVQSANTDKTRKAIIEANINLAHTLGMETVAEGVETLEEWHLLNQLHCDMAQGFLIGKAMAAEDLPEWEQQWTEKLPLPPASD